A window from Solanum stenotomum isolate F172 chromosome 5, ASM1918654v1, whole genome shotgun sequence encodes these proteins:
- the LOC125864393 gene encoding laccase-4-like has translation MESNWLRIFVLLAFCFFPVFGITRHYKFNVVMRNMNRLCSSKPIVTINGRFPGPTIYAREDDRVLIKVVNHVKYNVSIHWHGIRQLRTGWADGPAYITQCPIQPGQNYVYNFTITGQRGTLFWHAHILWLRATVHGAIVILPKRGVPYPFPKPNHEAVVVLGEWWKSDTEAVVNEALNSGLAPNVSDAHTINGHPGPVSNCPSQGGYRLSVAPGKTYMLRVINAALNDELFFKIADHKMTVIEVDATYVKPFKTDTILVAPGQTTNVILTADQNFGKYMVVASPFMDSPITVDNVTATATLHYTGALSSAPMTLTSAPPQNATSVANNFIHSLKSLNSKKYPAKVPKNVDHSLLFTVGLGINPCPTCIPANGSRIVSSINNVTFVMPKTALLQAHFFGIKNVFTTDFPGNPPFVFNYTSTVPPPSLATMNGTKLYRLRYNATVQLVLQDTGIIAPENHPIHLHGFNFFAVGKGLGNFNPKTDTKNFNLMDPVERNTIGVPSGGWVAVRFRADNPGVWFMHCHLEIHTTWGLKMAFLVDNGKGPNESLLPPPKDLPKC, from the exons atggagtcaAATTGGCTTCGCATTTTTGTCCTCTTGGCTTTTTGCTTCTTTCCAGTTTTCGGCATTACTCGTCATTACAAGTTCAAT GTGGTAATGAGGAACATGAATCGTCTATGTTCAAGCAAGCCTATTGTCACTATTAATGGAAGGTTTCCAGGACCTACAATTTATGCTAGAGAAGATGATAGAGTACTAATCAAAGTTGTTAACCATGTCAAATATAATGTCTCTATCCATTG GCATGGTATTCGACAACTTAGAACTGGTTGGGCAGATGGACcagcatatatcacacaatgTCCAATTCAACCAGGGCAAAATTATGTATACAATTTCACAATTACTGGCCAAAGGGGTACATTATTTTGGCATGCACATATTTTGTGGCTAAGAGCTACTGTTCATGGTGCAATTGTCATTTTGCCTAAACGTGGTGTGCCATATCCATTCCCTAAACCTAACCATGAAGCTGTGGTTGTTTTAG GTGAATGGTGGAAATCTGATACTGAAGCTGTGGTTAATGAAGCTCTAAATTCAGGATTAGCCCCTAATGTTTCTGATGCTCACACGATTAATGGTCATCCTGGACCTGTTTCCAATTGTCCGTCTCAAG GTGGATACAGATTAAGTGTTGCTCCTGGAAAAACATACATGTTACGAGTGATCAATGCTGCACTCAACGATgaactttttttcaaaattgctGATCACAAAATGACAGTAATCGAAGTCGATGCTACTTACGTTAAACCCTTCAAAACAGACACAATTTTAGTAGCCCCTGGCCAGACAACAAATGTCATACTCACTGCTGATCAAAATTTCGGAAAATACATGGTGGTTGCTTCTCCCTTCATGGATTCACCAATCACGGTCGACAACGTGACAGCTACCGCCACGTTGCATTACACCGGGGCACTCTCCAGTGCCCCGATGACCCTCACTAGTGCCCCGCCACAAAACGCGACATCAGTCGCTAACAACTTTATCCACTCTCTTAAAAGCCTTAATTCGAAAAAATACCCGGCTAAAGTACCGAAAAATGTAGATCATTCGTTACTTTTCACAGTTGGGCTCGGGATTAACCCGTGCCCAACTTGTATACCGGCTAATGGAAGCCGGATTGTTTCTAGTATAAATAATGTTACGTTTGTTATGCCAAAGACCGCGCTTTTACAAGCGCATTTCTTTGGCATAAAAAACGTTTTCACGACGGATTTTCCAGGAAATCCGCCGTTCGTTTTCAACTATACGAGTACAGTACCGCCTCCAAGTTTGGCTACGATGAACGGAACCAAACTTTACCGTCTGCGTTATAACGCGACGGTACAGTTGGTTTTGCAGGATACTGGAATTATAGCTCCTGAGAATCATCCGATTCATTTGCatggttttaatttttttgcagTGGGTAAAGGTTTAGGGAATTTTAATCCGAAAACGGATACGAAGAATTTTAATCTTATGGATCCTGTTGAAAGGAATACGATTGGAGTTCCTTCTGGAGGATGGGTTGCTGTAAGATTCCGCGCTGATAATCCAG GAGTTTGGTTTATGCATTGCCATCTAGAGATACACACAACATGGGGATTGAAGATGGCATTCCTTGTAGATAATGGAAAGGGTCCAAATGAGTCACTTTTGCCACCTCCAAAGGATCTTCCAAAAtgctaa
- the LOC125864395 gene encoding sulfoquinovosyl transferase SQD2-like, producing the protein MAASSLFINPVISSSSSFVSVPTSFHDFSHFSTSRTNPISLICTKVNFLQCERRFRERPFKKRHLIAASNMKVKEYREEEEEGPPPSIESEMSTKPRRIAIFVEPSPFSYVSGYKNRFQNFIRYLREMGDEVMVVTTHEGVPQEFYGAKLIGSRSFPCPLYQKVPLSLALSPRIISEVARFKPDIIHASSPGIMVFGALIIAKLLCVPIVMSYHTHVPVYIPRYTFSWLVQPMWMIIKFLHRAADLTLVPSAAIAKDLKAYRVTAANKIRLWNKGVDSESFHPRYRSHEMRLRLSDGEPDKPLIIHVGRLGVEKNLDFLKRLMDRLPEVRIAFIGDGPYREELEKMFSGMPVVFTGMLLGEELSQAYASGDIFVMPSESETLGFVVLEAMSSGLPVLAARAGGIPDIIPDDQQGKTGYLYNPGDIDDCLSKLEPLLYNAELRETIGRAARTEMEKFDWRAATRKIRNEQYNAAIWFWRKKRAQLSRPFQWLFKRRLQAPEVL; encoded by the exons ATGGCTGCCTCATCTCTGTTTATAAATCCTGttatctcctcttcttcttcttttgtttcagTACCTacaagttttcatgatttttctcACTTTTCTACTTCAAGAACAAACCCCATTAGCTTAATTTGcacaaaagttaattttttgcAGTGTGAAAGGAGATTTAGGGAAAGACCCTTCAAGAAAAGACACTTAATTGCAGCTAGCAACATGAAAGTTAAAGAGTATagggaagaagaggaagagggtCCTCCTCCTTCGATTGAATCTGAAATGAGTACCAAGCCTAGACGTATTGCTATCTTTGTTGAGCCTTCTCCTTTTTC GTATGTATCTGGCTATAAGAACCGGTTCCAGAATTTTATAAGATATCTCCGTGAAATGGGGGATGAG GTTATGGTTGTGACAACACATGAAGGGGTACCTCAAGAGTTTTATGGAGCAAAGTTGATTGGATCAAGAAG TTTCCCTTGCCCCTTGTACCAGAAGGTTCCCCTGTCACTAGCTCTCAGCCCAAGAATAATTTCAGAAGTAGCACGATTCAAGCCCGACATCATACATGCATCATCTCCTGGTATAATG GTATTTGGTGCTCTTATCATTGCAAAACTGTTATGTGTGCCGATAGTGATGTCTTATCACACGCATGTGCCTGT ATACATACCTAGATATACCTTCAGTTGGTTGGTGCAACCTATGTGGATGATTATAA AGTTTCTACATAGAGCTGCTGATCTTACATTGGTGCCATCTGCTGCTATTGCGAAGGATCTGAAAGCTTATAGGGTGACAGCAG CTAACAAAATACGTCTGTGGAATAAGGGTGTTGATTCTGAGAGCTTCCACCCCCGGTATCGGTCTCATGAAATGCGGCTAAGACTGAG TGACGGGGAACCTGATAAACCATTGATAATCCATGTTGGACGACTTGGAGTCGAGAAGAATTTGGATTTTCTCAAAAG GTTAATGGATAGACTTCCCGAAGTTCGCATAGCATTTATTGGAGATGGGCCATATAG GGAGGAATTGGAGAAAATGTTCTCTGGCATGCCTGTAGTGTTCACAGGTATGTTACTAGGAGAGGAACTTTCTCAGGCATATGCCAGTGGAGATATATTCGTTATGCCTTCAGAGTCAGAGACACTTGGATTCGTTGTTTTGGAGGCCATGTCATCAGGACTTCCTGTTTTGGCTGCCCGTGCTGGAGGAATTCCAGATATCATTCCTGATGATCAGCAGGGAAAAACTGGATATTTGTATAATCCTGGGGATATTGACGACTGCTTGAGCAAACTGGAGCCACTTCTGTACAATGCTGAATTGAGAGAAACTATTGGTCGGGCTGCACGTACAGAAATGGAGAAGTTTGATTGGAGGGCTGCCACAAGAAAAATTCGTAATGAGCAGTACAATGCAGCCATTTGGTTCTGGAGGAAGAAGAGAGCACAGTTGTCAAGACCATTTCAATGGCTGTTCAAGCGTAGGCTCCAGGCACCCGAAGTCCTTTAG